In Serratia marcescens subsp. marcescens ATCC 13880, a single genomic region encodes these proteins:
- a CDS encoding MATE family efflux transporter: MQKYLIEARSLLALAIPVIIAQISQTAMGVVDTIMAGAYSATDMAAVAVGTSIWLPAILFGHGLLLALTPVIAQLNGAGRRDRIAHQVRQGFWLASGVSVLLIVVLYNCKFVIDMMHNIDPQLADKAVGYLHAIMWGAPGYLFFQVMRNQCEGLSKTKPGMVIGFLGLLVNIPINYIFIYGKFGMPELGGVGCGVATGSVYWIMFLMMRWYVKRAPSQRDIKRQAGDLGSPDWAALKRLIGIGMPVALALFFEVTLFAVVALLVSPLGIVAVAGHQIALNFSALMFVLPLSLGVGATIRVGYRLGEGSVEGARVAAYSAIGVGITMAVCTALFTATFREPIALLYNDSPAVVAMASQLMLLAALYQISDSVQVIGSGVLRGYKDTRAIFFITFIAYWVLGLPSGYLLALTDAVVPAMGPSGFWIGFIIGLTFAAIMMALRMRWLQKQPTAVILQRSTR; encoded by the coding sequence GTGCAGAAGTACTTAATTGAAGCGCGTAGTTTATTGGCTCTCGCTATCCCGGTCATCATCGCGCAAATATCGCAAACCGCCATGGGCGTGGTGGATACCATCATGGCCGGCGCTTACAGCGCCACCGACATGGCGGCGGTGGCGGTCGGCACCTCGATCTGGCTGCCGGCCATTTTGTTCGGCCACGGCCTGCTGCTGGCGCTGACCCCGGTGATCGCCCAGCTCAACGGCGCCGGCCGTCGCGATCGCATCGCCCATCAGGTGCGTCAGGGCTTCTGGCTGGCCTCCGGCGTGTCCGTGCTGCTGATCGTCGTGCTGTATAACTGCAAGTTCGTCATCGACATGATGCACAACATCGATCCGCAGTTGGCGGATAAAGCCGTCGGTTATCTGCACGCCATCATGTGGGGGGCGCCGGGTTACCTGTTCTTCCAGGTGATGCGCAACCAGTGTGAAGGGCTGTCCAAAACCAAGCCCGGCATGGTGATCGGCTTCCTCGGCCTGCTGGTGAATATCCCGATCAACTACATCTTTATCTACGGCAAGTTCGGCATGCCGGAGTTGGGCGGCGTCGGCTGCGGCGTCGCCACCGGCAGCGTCTACTGGATCATGTTCCTGATGATGCGCTGGTACGTGAAGCGCGCGCCGTCGCAGCGCGACATCAAGCGACAGGCAGGCGATCTCGGCAGCCCGGACTGGGCGGCGCTGAAGCGCCTGATCGGCATCGGCATGCCGGTGGCGCTGGCGCTGTTCTTCGAAGTCACGCTGTTCGCGGTGGTGGCGCTGCTGGTTTCGCCGCTCGGGATCGTCGCGGTCGCCGGCCACCAGATCGCGCTTAACTTCAGCGCGCTGATGTTCGTGCTGCCGCTGTCGCTGGGCGTCGGCGCCACCATCCGCGTCGGTTATCGTCTGGGGGAAGGTTCGGTCGAAGGCGCGCGCGTCGCCGCTTACTCCGCCATCGGCGTCGGTATCACCATGGCCGTTTGTACCGCGCTGTTTACCGCCACTTTCCGCGAACCGATCGCCCTGCTGTACAACGACAGCCCGGCGGTGGTGGCGATGGCCTCGCAGTTGATGCTGCTGGCGGCGCTGTACCAGATCTCGGATTCGGTCCAGGTGATCGGCAGCGGCGTGCTGCGCGGTTATAAAGATACCCGCGCGATCTTCTTCATCACCTTTATCGCTTATTGGGTGTTGGGCCTGCCGAGCGGCTATCTGCTGGCGTTAACCGATGCGGTGGTGCCGGCGATGGGGCCAAGCGGTTTCTGGATCGGCTTTATCATCGGCCTGACCTTCGCCGCCATCATGATGGCGCTGCGCATGCGCTGGCTGCAGAAACAGCCGACCGCCGTCATTCTGCAGCGATCCACGCGCTGA
- a CDS encoding riboflavin synthase: MFTGIVQGTAPLVAIDEKPNFRTHVIEMPAELLPGLELGASVAHNGCCLTVTAVEGNRVSFDLIKETLRLTNLGDLALGDIVNIERAAKFNDEIGGHLMSGHIICTAEVAKIYTSENNRQVWLRMPNAELMKYVLHKGFIGIDGISLTIGEVVNNRFCVHLIPETLDRTTLGKKRLGDKVNIEIDPQTQAVVDTVERVLANREATLAAAMAPAHKD; this comes from the coding sequence ATGTTCACCGGTATCGTACAGGGCACCGCGCCGTTGGTCGCCATTGATGAGAAACCCAATTTCCGCACCCACGTGATCGAAATGCCTGCCGAGCTGCTGCCGGGGCTGGAGCTGGGCGCGTCGGTGGCGCATAACGGCTGCTGCCTGACCGTCACCGCGGTGGAAGGCAACCGCGTCAGCTTTGATTTGATCAAGGAAACGCTGCGCCTGACCAACCTCGGCGATCTGGCGCTGGGCGACATCGTCAATATCGAGCGCGCGGCGAAATTCAATGATGAAATTGGCGGTCATTTGATGTCCGGCCATATTATCTGCACGGCGGAAGTGGCCAAAATTTATACCTCGGAAAATAACCGCCAGGTATGGCTGCGCATGCCGAATGCGGAATTGATGAAATATGTGCTGCACAAAGGTTTCATCGGCATCGACGGCATTAGCCTGACCATCGGTGAAGTGGTGAATAACCGTTTCTGCGTGCACCTTATCCCGGAAACGCTGGATCGCACCACGCTGGGTAAGAAACGCCTCGGCGACAAGGTGAACATCGAGATCGATCCGCAAACGCAGGCGGTGGTGGACACCGTCGAGCGCGTGCTGGCCAATCGGGAAGCGACGTTGGCAGCGGCGATGGCGCCGGCGCACAAAGACTGA
- a CDS encoding I78 family peptidase inhibitor, producing MKFYGKTLLLTALLALSACSSSPEQGAGAQMADADDTCGASQYQNFVGKPMTSLEGVRIDAKVRAIPYNSAVTMDFNLRRLNFLGDSDDKIIRVYCG from the coding sequence GTGAAGTTTTATGGGAAAACGTTGTTGTTAACCGCGTTGCTGGCGCTGAGCGCTTGCAGCAGTTCGCCTGAGCAGGGCGCTGGCGCTCAAATGGCCGATGCGGACGATACCTGTGGCGCATCGCAGTATCAAAACTTCGTCGGCAAACCGATGACCTCGTTGGAAGGCGTGCGGATCGACGCCAAGGTGCGAGCCATTCCGTACAACTCTGCCGTCACCATGGATTTCAACCTGCGCCGCCTGAACTTCCTTGGCGACAGCGACGATAAAATCATCCGCGTTTACTGCGGCTAA
- the cfa gene encoding cyclopropane fatty acyl phospholipid synthase, with protein sequence MSSSCIEDLSIQDNQWYRIAHEMLGLAGIEINGSRPFDIQVKNPEFFKRVLQQGSLGLGESYMDGWWECERLDMFFQRVVSAGLEKKLPHHLKDTLRIAAARLTNLQSKKRAWIVGKEHYDLGNDLFTLMLDPYMQYSCGYWKDATTLEEAQEAKLRMICEKLQLQPGMRLLDIGCGWGGLSAYAAKNYGVSVVGVTISAEQQKLAQARCAGLDVQILLQDYRDLHQQFDRIVSVGMFEHVGPKNYRTYFDVVERNLAPHGLFLLHTIGSNKTDMNVDPWINKYIFPNGCLPSVRHIAEASEGHFVMEDWHNIGADYDRTLMAWFERFKQAWPQLAERYSERFERMFSYYLNACAGAFRARDLQLWQVVFSPKGVEGGIRVAR encoded by the coding sequence ATGAGTTCATCGTGTATAGAAGATCTGAGCATCCAGGATAACCAGTGGTACCGTATCGCGCACGAAATGCTCGGTCTGGCCGGTATCGAAATCAACGGATCGCGCCCTTTCGATATTCAGGTTAAAAATCCCGAATTCTTTAAACGCGTTTTGCAGCAAGGGTCACTGGGCCTGGGCGAAAGCTATATGGACGGTTGGTGGGAGTGCGAGCGGCTGGATATGTTCTTTCAGCGCGTGGTCAGCGCCGGGCTGGAGAAGAAACTCCCCCACCACCTGAAAGATACCCTGCGTATCGCCGCCGCGCGCCTGACCAATCTGCAATCGAAAAAGCGCGCCTGGATCGTCGGCAAAGAGCATTACGATCTTGGCAACGATCTGTTTACCCTGATGCTCGATCCTTACATGCAATATTCCTGCGGCTACTGGAAAGACGCCACCACGCTGGAGGAAGCGCAGGAAGCCAAGCTGCGGATGATCTGCGAGAAACTGCAGCTGCAGCCGGGCATGCGTTTGCTGGACATCGGCTGCGGCTGGGGCGGCCTTTCCGCCTATGCGGCGAAAAATTACGGCGTGTCGGTGGTCGGCGTGACCATTTCCGCCGAACAGCAGAAGCTGGCTCAGGCGCGCTGCGCCGGGCTGGATGTGCAGATCCTGTTGCAGGATTATCGCGATCTGCATCAGCAGTTCGATCGCATCGTGTCCGTTGGCATGTTCGAGCATGTCGGGCCGAAAAACTACCGCACCTATTTCGACGTGGTGGAGCGCAATCTGGCACCGCACGGCCTGTTCCTGCTGCACACCATCGGCTCCAACAAGACCGACATGAACGTCGATCCCTGGATCAACAAATATATCTTCCCGAACGGCTGCCTGCCCTCAGTGAGACATATCGCCGAGGCCAGCGAAGGCCATTTCGTGATGGAAGACTGGCACAACATCGGCGCCGACTACGATCGCACGCTGATGGCCTGGTTCGAGCGCTTCAAACAGGCGTGGCCGCAGCTCGCCGAGCGCTATTCCGAGCGCTTCGAACGGATGTTCAGCTATTATCTGAACGCCTGCGCCGGCGCGTTCCGGGCGCGCGATCTGCAGCTATGGCAGGTGGTGTTCAGCCCGAAAGGCGTGGAAGGCGGCATCCGCGTCGCACGCTGA
- the punC gene encoding purine nucleoside transporter PunC produces the protein MRNSFGFMFYLAGLSMLGYLATDMYLPAFGAMREELQISAGAVSASLSIFLAGFAFAQLLWGPLSDRLGRKPVLLIGLSLFALGCLGMLWVENAVQLWILRFIQAVGVCSAAAIWQALVVDRYREGQANRVFATIMPLVALSPALAPLLGAWLLNHASWRAIFAVLLAITALLLLPTLLLKDRAKTQPAADAPKSGVSFWQLLKSPVFSGNVAMYAACSAGFFAWLTGSPFILGDMGYGPSDIGLSYVPQTLAFLLGGYGCRAALKRINGKTLLPWLLVAYAVSMVALYLVATLTNPTLTTLLIPFCVMALVNGAGYPIMVANALMPFPESSGKAAALQNTLQLGLCFVASMLVSAFIAQPLLATVTVMVSTVVLAALGYFLQRGKAADAQQKAQREHANSAS, from the coding sequence ATGCGAAACTCCTTTGGTTTTATGTTCTACCTCGCCGGCCTGAGCATGCTGGGTTATCTGGCGACCGATATGTACCTGCCCGCCTTCGGCGCCATGCGGGAGGAACTGCAAATTTCCGCCGGCGCGGTCAGCGCCAGCCTGAGCATCTTTCTGGCCGGCTTCGCCTTCGCGCAGTTGCTGTGGGGGCCGCTCTCCGACCGACTGGGCCGCAAACCGGTATTATTGATTGGCCTGTCGCTGTTCGCGCTCGGCTGCCTGGGCATGCTGTGGGTGGAAAATGCCGTGCAGCTCTGGATACTGCGCTTTATTCAGGCCGTCGGCGTCTGTTCCGCCGCCGCCATCTGGCAAGCGCTGGTGGTCGACCGCTACCGCGAAGGCCAGGCCAACCGCGTATTCGCCACCATCATGCCGCTGGTGGCGCTGTCGCCGGCGTTGGCGCCGCTGCTTGGCGCCTGGCTGCTGAACCACGCCAGCTGGCGCGCGATCTTCGCCGTGCTGTTGGCCATCACCGCCCTGCTGCTGCTGCCGACGTTGCTGCTCAAAGATCGCGCCAAAACGCAACCCGCCGCCGATGCGCCAAAAAGCGGCGTCAGTTTTTGGCAATTATTGAAATCCCCGGTGTTCAGCGGCAACGTCGCTATGTACGCCGCCTGCTCGGCCGGCTTCTTTGCCTGGCTGACCGGCTCGCCGTTCATCCTCGGTGATATGGGCTACGGCCCGAGCGACATCGGTCTGAGCTATGTGCCGCAGACGCTGGCTTTCCTGTTGGGGGGCTATGGCTGCCGCGCCGCGCTCAAGCGCATCAATGGCAAAACCCTGCTGCCGTGGCTGCTGGTAGCTTATGCTGTCAGCATGGTGGCCCTGTATCTGGTGGCGACCCTGACCAATCCGACGCTCACCACGCTGCTGATCCCGTTCTGCGTCATGGCGCTGGTCAACGGCGCCGGCTACCCGATCATGGTGGCGAATGCGCTGATGCCATTCCCGGAAAGCAGCGGTAAAGCCGCCGCGCTGCAAAATACGCTGCAATTGGGGCTGTGTTTTGTGGCGAGCATGCTGGTGTCGGCGTTTATTGCCCAGCCGCTGTTGGCAACGGTGACGGTGATGGTATCTACGGTAGTCCTGGCCGCGCTGGGTTATTTCCTGCAGCGGGGAAAAGCGGCCGATGCGCAGCAAAAGGCACAGCGGGAACATGCTAACTCAGCGTCATAA
- the punR gene encoding DNA-binding transcriptional activator PunR — MWSEYSLEVVDAVARTGSFSAAAQELHRVPSAVSYTVRQLEQWLAVPLFERRHRDVELTPAGALFIKDARVVIKKMLDTRRHCQQVANGWRGQLNIAVDIIVKPQRSRQLVLDFYRHFPDVELMLQPEVFNGVWDALVDGRVDMAIGATRAVPVGGGFAFRDMGDMNWLCVVSPQHPLAQLAGPLNDDRLRPYPALCLEDTSRNLPKRVTWTLDNQRRLVVPDWTSALDCLCAGLCVGMMPAHLALPLVQCGELKALQLQQPFPASPCCLTWQQDKPSPAMSWLLAYLGDGETLNQEWLSEAAPEAAQASGREDDQRR; from the coding sequence ATGTGGTCTGAATATTCTCTTGAAGTTGTTGACGCGGTGGCGCGCACCGGCAGTTTCAGCGCGGCGGCGCAGGAGCTGCACCGGGTACCGTCGGCGGTGAGCTATACCGTGCGGCAACTGGAACAATGGCTGGCGGTGCCGCTGTTTGAGCGGCGTCACCGTGATGTGGAGTTGACGCCGGCCGGCGCGCTGTTTATCAAGGATGCGCGAGTTGTTATCAAAAAAATGCTCGACACCCGCCGCCACTGTCAACAGGTGGCCAACGGGTGGCGCGGCCAGCTGAATATCGCAGTCGACATCATCGTCAAACCGCAGCGCAGCCGCCAGCTGGTGCTGGATTTCTACCGCCATTTCCCCGACGTTGAACTGATGCTGCAACCCGAGGTGTTCAACGGCGTGTGGGATGCGTTGGTGGACGGCAGGGTGGACATGGCGATCGGCGCCACGCGCGCGGTGCCGGTCGGCGGCGGCTTCGCTTTCCGCGACATGGGGGATATGAACTGGCTGTGCGTAGTCAGCCCACAGCATCCGTTGGCGCAGCTGGCAGGGCCATTGAATGACGATCGGTTGAGGCCATACCCTGCGCTTTGTCTGGAAGACACCTCGCGCAATCTGCCCAAGCGCGTCACTTGGACGCTGGATAACCAGCGGCGGCTGGTGGTGCCGGACTGGACCTCGGCGCTCGACTGTTTGTGCGCCGGATTGTGCGTCGGCATGATGCCGGCGCATCTGGCGCTGCCGCTGGTGCAGTGCGGTGAGCTGAAGGCGTTGCAGTTGCAGCAGCCGTTTCCCGCCAGCCCCTGCTGCCTGACCTGGCAACAGGATAAACCGTCACCGGCGATGAGCTGGCTGCTGGCGTACTTGGGCGATGGCGAGACGCTGAATCAGGAGTGGCTGAGTGAGGCGGCACCGGAAGCCGCGCAGGCCTCCGGCAGGGAAGATGATCAGCGGCGGTAG
- the purR gene encoding HTH-type transcriptional repressor PurR — protein MATIKDVAKRAGVSTTTVSHVINKTRFVAEETKAAVWAAIKELHYSPSAVARSLKVNHTKSIGLLATSSEAPYFAEVIEAVENSCYSKGYTLILCNSHNNLDKQRAYLAMLAQKRVDGLLVMCSEYPDQLLGMLEDYRNIPMVVMDWGAARGDFTDTIIDNAFEGGYLAGRYLIERGHRDIGAIPGQLSRNTGGGRHQGFMKALQEAHIDIREEWIVQGDFEPESGYKAMHQILSQKQRPTAVFCGGDIMAMGAICAADELGLRVPQDISVIGYDNVRNARYFTPALTTIHQPKERLGEMAFTMLLDRIISKREESQVIEVHPKLVERRSVADGPFIDYRR, from the coding sequence ATGGCAACGATTAAAGATGTGGCCAAACGCGCGGGCGTTTCCACCACCACCGTTTCGCACGTCATCAATAAGACTCGTTTCGTCGCCGAAGAGACCAAAGCGGCCGTGTGGGCCGCCATCAAAGAGCTGCACTACTCGCCGAGCGCCGTGGCGCGCAGCCTGAAAGTCAATCACACCAAGTCGATCGGCCTGCTGGCCACCTCGAGCGAAGCGCCCTATTTTGCCGAAGTGATCGAGGCGGTGGAAAACAGCTGCTACAGCAAAGGTTACACCCTGATCCTGTGCAACTCGCACAACAATCTGGACAAGCAGCGCGCCTACCTGGCGATGCTGGCGCAAAAGCGCGTCGACGGCCTGCTGGTCATGTGTTCCGAATACCCGGATCAACTGCTGGGCATGCTGGAGGACTACCGTAATATCCCGATGGTGGTGATGGACTGGGGCGCCGCGCGCGGCGACTTCACCGACACCATCATCGATAACGCGTTCGAAGGCGGCTATCTGGCCGGCCGTTACCTGATCGAGCGCGGCCACCGCGATATCGGCGCCATCCCGGGCCAGCTGTCGCGCAACACCGGCGGCGGCCGTCATCAGGGCTTTATGAAGGCGCTGCAGGAAGCGCATATCGACATTCGCGAAGAGTGGATCGTCCAGGGTGACTTCGAGCCGGAGTCCGGCTACAAGGCGATGCACCAAATCCTGTCGCAAAAACAGCGGCCGACCGCGGTATTTTGCGGCGGCGACATCATGGCGATGGGCGCCATCTGCGCCGCTGACGAGCTGGGGCTGCGAGTGCCGCAGGATATTTCCGTGATCGGCTATGACAACGTGCGCAACGCCCGCTACTTCACCCCGGCGCTGACCACCATTCACCAGCCGAAAGAACGCCTGGGAGAAATGGCCTTCACCATGCTGCTGGATCGCATCATCAGCAAGCGCGAAGAATCGCAGGTGATCGAAGTGCATCCGAAGCTGGTCGAACGCCGTTCGGTCGCCGATGGTCCGTTCATCGACTACCGCCGCTGA
- a CDS encoding YnhF family membrane protein: protein MDTDLKMSLFTTVGALAMIIAFSFVAALN, encoded by the coding sequence ATGGATACCGATCTGAAGATGTCTCTGTTCACTACCGTCGGCGCGTTGGCGATGATCATCGCTTTCAGCTTTGTCGCCGCGTTGAACTGA
- the sodB gene encoding superoxide dismutase [Fe] — translation MSFELPALPYEKNALEPHISAETLEYHYGKHHNTYVVNLNNLVKGSEFEGKSLEEIIKTSNGGVFNNAAQVWNHTFYWHCLSPQGGGEPQGELAAAIVKSFGSFAAFKEQFTDAAVKNFGAGWTWLVKKPDGALAIVNTSNAATPLTGEDKPLLTVDVWEHAYYIDYRNARPKYLENFWALVNWTFAAENLA, via the coding sequence ATGTCGTTTGAATTACCTGCATTACCGTATGAGAAAAACGCGCTCGAGCCGCACATCTCCGCCGAGACCCTGGAATACCACTACGGCAAACACCACAATACCTACGTAGTTAACCTGAACAACCTGGTGAAAGGCAGCGAGTTCGAGGGCAAATCGCTCGAGGAGATCATCAAGACCTCCAACGGCGGCGTGTTCAACAACGCCGCGCAGGTGTGGAACCACACCTTCTACTGGCACTGCCTGTCGCCACAGGGCGGCGGTGAACCGCAGGGCGAACTGGCGGCCGCGATCGTCAAATCCTTCGGCTCTTTCGCTGCGTTCAAAGAACAGTTCACCGATGCCGCCGTGAAAAACTTCGGCGCCGGCTGGACCTGGCTGGTGAAAAAACCGGACGGCGCGCTGGCGATCGTCAACACCTCCAACGCGGCAACTCCGCTGACCGGTGAAGATAAACCGCTGCTGACCGTTGACGTGTGGGAACACGCGTATTACATCGATTACCGCAATGCGCGTCCAAAATACCTGGAAAACTTCTGGGCGTTGGTCAACTGGACATTTGCGGCGGAAAACCTGGCGTAA
- a CDS encoding C40 family peptidase, whose product MRLILTLFALLFTQLFFNLAHAAPQARVAAEQRKSHVNEARPDDRRKKKADKAAKKAKVTAPEKKTRTAKVKSEKSAKKIVSAKPKAKAQKIAKIKVTPPKKGYKKGYGRHRDAGMATAKLARDEKPLKLSPAHKKRYQHAKQTAMAKLMDQMGKPYRWGGSSPRTGFDCSGLIYYAYKDVVKIKMPRTANEMYHLRDAAPIKKSELESGDLVFFRINNRGVADHVGVYLGNGKFIQSPRTGEEIRISQLDNDYWQNHYIGARRVVTPKTIR is encoded by the coding sequence ATGCGTTTAATTCTTACGCTCTTTGCGCTGCTGTTTACGCAGCTCTTCTTCAATCTGGCGCACGCTGCGCCACAGGCGCGCGTTGCCGCCGAGCAGCGTAAAAGCCATGTTAATGAAGCGCGGCCCGATGACCGCAGAAAAAAGAAAGCGGATAAAGCCGCCAAAAAAGCCAAAGTGACGGCCCCCGAGAAAAAAACCAGGACCGCCAAGGTCAAAAGCGAGAAAAGCGCGAAAAAGATCGTCAGCGCCAAACCCAAGGCCAAAGCGCAGAAAATCGCCAAGATTAAAGTCACCCCGCCGAAAAAGGGCTATAAAAAAGGCTATGGCCGCCACCGCGACGCCGGTATGGCTACCGCCAAGCTGGCGCGTGATGAAAAACCGTTGAAACTCAGCCCGGCGCACAAAAAGCGTTACCAGCACGCCAAGCAGACTGCGATGGCCAAGCTGATGGATCAGATGGGCAAACCTTACCGCTGGGGCGGCAGCTCGCCGCGCACCGGCTTCGACTGTAGCGGACTTATCTATTACGCCTATAAAGACGTGGTGAAAATCAAGATGCCGCGCACCGCCAACGAAATGTATCACCTGCGCGACGCGGCGCCGATCAAGAAAAGCGAACTGGAAAGCGGCGATTTGGTGTTCTTCCGCATCAACAACCGCGGCGTGGCGGATCATGTCGGCGTCTATCTCGGCAACGGCAAATTCATCCAGTCGCCGCGCACCGGCGAAGAGATCCGCATCAGCCAGCTCGACAACGACTATTGGCAGAACCACTACATCGGCGCACGCCGCGTAGTGACGCCGAAAACCATCCGTTAA
- a CDS encoding Grx4 family monothiol glutaredoxin, with protein sequence MTTTLEKIQHQIAENPILLYMKGSPKLPSCGFSAQAVQALSACGERFAYVDILQNPDIRAELPKYANWPTFPQLWVDGELVGGCDIIIEMYQRGELQQLIKETAEKYKAQEDQQS encoded by the coding sequence ATGACGACGACACTTGAAAAAATTCAGCACCAGATCGCTGAAAACCCGATTCTGCTGTACATGAAAGGTTCGCCAAAGCTGCCGAGCTGCGGCTTTTCCGCGCAGGCTGTGCAAGCGCTGTCCGCCTGCGGCGAGCGTTTCGCCTACGTGGACATTTTGCAGAACCCGGACATCCGCGCCGAGCTGCCAAAATACGCCAACTGGCCGACGTTCCCGCAGCTGTGGGTAGATGGTGAGCTGGTTGGCGGTTGCGATATCATCATCGAGATGTATCAGCGCGGCGAACTGCAGCAACTGATCAAAGAAACGGCAGAAAAGTATAAAGCGCAAGAAGACCAGCAGTCTTAA
- the rnt gene encoding ribonuclease T: MRAAFDEDKKLMAEKSDLNALSGRFRGFYPVVIDVETAGFNANTDALLEIAAVTLKMDEDGWLQRDETLHFHVEPFEGANLQPEALAFNGIDPHNPLRGAVSEYDALHAIFKAVRKGLKDRGCNRAIIVAHNANFDHSFLMAAAERAGLKRNPFHPFATFDTAALSGLVLGQTVLAKACIAAGMPFDSSQAHSALYDTEQTALLFCELVNRWKRLGGWPLPAGDLAE, translated from the coding sequence ATGCGCGCTGCATTCGATGAAGATAAGAAACTGATGGCCGAAAAAAGTGATCTTAACGCCCTGAGTGGTCGTTTTCGTGGGTTTTATCCCGTAGTAATAGATGTTGAAACCGCCGGCTTCAACGCCAATACCGATGCGTTGCTGGAGATCGCCGCCGTCACGCTGAAAATGGATGAAGATGGCTGGCTGCAGCGGGACGAGACCCTGCACTTCCACGTGGAGCCTTTCGAGGGCGCCAACCTGCAGCCGGAAGCGCTGGCGTTTAACGGCATCGATCCGCACAACCCGTTGCGCGGCGCGGTCAGCGAATACGACGCGCTGCACGCCATTTTCAAAGCGGTGCGCAAAGGGCTCAAGGATCGCGGGTGCAACCGGGCCATTATCGTGGCGCACAACGCCAACTTCGATCACAGCTTCCTGATGGCCGCGGCCGAACGTGCCGGCCTGAAGCGCAACCCGTTTCATCCGTTCGCCACCTTCGACACCGCCGCGCTGAGCGGCCTGGTGCTGGGCCAAACGGTGTTGGCGAAAGCCTGTATCGCGGCCGGTATGCCGTTCGACAGCAGCCAGGCGCACTCTGCGCTGTACGACACCGAGCAAACCGCCCTGCTGTTTTGCGAGCTGGTTAACCGCTGGAAACGTCTCGGCGGCTGGCCGCTGCCCGCCGGCGATCTCGCCGAATAA
- the gloA gene encoding lactoylglutathione lyase, with protein MRLLHTMIRVGDLQRAIDFYTKVLGMRLLRTSENPEYKYSLAFVGYTEESEGAVIELTYNWGTDSYDMGTAFGHLALGVDDVAATCDSIRRAGGKVTREAGPVKGGTTIIAFVEDPDGYKIELIENKHAGQGLGH; from the coding sequence ATGCGCTTACTCCATACCATGATCCGCGTCGGTGACCTGCAACGCGCCATCGACTTCTACACCAAGGTATTAGGCATGCGCCTGCTGCGCACCAGCGAAAACCCGGAGTACAAATACTCCCTGGCTTTCGTCGGCTATACGGAAGAGAGCGAAGGCGCGGTTATCGAACTGACCTATAACTGGGGCACCGACAGCTACGACATGGGCACCGCCTTCGGCCACCTGGCGCTGGGCGTGGACGACGTTGCCGCCACCTGCGACAGCATCCGTCGCGCAGGCGGCAAAGTCACCCGCGAAGCCGGCCCGGTGAAGGGCGGCACCACGATCATCGCCTTCGTCGAAGATCCGGACGGCTACAAAATTGAGCTGATCGAAAACAAACACGCCGGTCAGGGCCTCGGCCACTAA